One genomic window of Leptolyngbyaceae cyanobacterium includes the following:
- a CDS encoding two-component system response regulator yields MSPRFFDTAVDSFGASTSFNTLSATGNSSDLQQPKILVVDDHPASRMTAAALLAVEGYEVLEAENGATALEKVLETKPDVILLDVMMPGMDGFEVCRLLKQDEQTRLIPVIFITALNDRRSRIRGIEAGGDDFLTKPFDRLELAARVKSLVRQKRLNEDLDHAEQVVFSIARAIESRDPNTGDHCERLVAMGKAFGEYLHLSRTEIRDLMWGGYLHDIGKVGIPDAILLKKGKFTPDEMEIMKQHVSIGEQICQPLRTMRGVLPIIRHHHERWDGSGYPDGLAGNNIPFLAQVFQIIDIYDALTSERPYKVAFPPEEALEIIAQETAKGWRNPKLVNQFSDFIRSML; encoded by the coding sequence GTGAGTCCTCGATTTTTTGATACTGCTGTTGATTCATTCGGCGCTTCCACGTCCTTCAACACCTTGTCTGCAACCGGAAATAGCAGTGATTTACAACAGCCCAAAATCCTAGTTGTAGACGATCATCCTGCCAGTCGCATGACAGCTGCGGCACTATTGGCAGTAGAAGGTTATGAAGTATTAGAAGCAGAAAATGGTGCGACAGCACTAGAAAAAGTATTGGAAACCAAACCCGATGTCATATTATTGGATGTGATGATGCCAGGAATGGACGGGTTTGAAGTTTGCCGATTGTTAAAACAGGATGAGCAAACACGTTTAATACCAGTAATTTTTATTACGGCGCTGAACGATCGACGATCGCGCATCCGAGGGATCGAAGCAGGAGGAGATGATTTTCTTACCAAACCATTCGATCGTCTAGAACTGGCCGCACGAGTTAAATCTTTAGTCAGACAAAAACGCTTAAACGAAGATTTAGACCACGCAGAACAAGTAGTATTTTCCATCGCCAGGGCAATTGAAAGCCGCGATCCCAATACTGGCGATCACTGCGAACGCCTCGTCGCAATGGGGAAAGCTTTTGGCGAATACTTGCATTTGTCTCGCACCGAAATTCGCGATTTAATGTGGGGTGGCTACCTGCACGATATTGGAAAAGTAGGCATTCCCGATGCCATTCTCCTCAAAAAAGGCAAATTTACCCCCGACGAAATGGAAATCATGAAGCAACACGTATCGATCGGGGAACAAATTTGTCAGCCTTTGCGAACGATGCGCGGCGTCCTGCCAATTATTCGCCATCATCACGAACGTTGGGACGGTTCCGGATATCCCGATGGGCTAGCTGGAAACAACATTCCCTTCTTAGCACAAGTATTTCAAATTATTGATATTTACGATGCTCTCACCAGCGAACGCCCCTATAAAGTAGCGTTTCCTCCAGAAGAAGCTTTAGAAATTATTGCTCAAGAAACCGCCAAAGGGTGGCGTAATCCCAAACTGGTAAATCAATTTAGCGATTTTATTCGTTCTATGCTTTAA
- the glmU gene encoding bifunctional UDP-N-acetylglucosamine diphosphorylase/glucosamine-1-phosphate N-acetyltransferase GlmU yields MVAVAILAAGRGTRMKSELPKVLHSLGGRSLVERVLLSCQEISPTRRLVIIGYQADKVKTALAGIPQLEFVEQAQQLGTGHAVQQLLPHLEGFQGNLLVLNGDVPLLRPQTLKHLIETHKQHQNAATLLTAHLPNPQGYGRVFCNGQNIIQQIVEDRDCTAAQKQNHRINAGVYCFNWPQLAKVLPQLQANNDQQEYYLTDACNLLEPVMAVDVEDYQEILGINDRKQLASAYDILQDRIKDRWMAAGVTLIDPTSITIDDTVQLAPDAIVEPQTHLRGNTVIQSGSRIGPGTLIENSQIGANVTVLYSVITDSTVRDGTRIGPYAHLRGHVEVGNGCRIGNFVELKNSTLGDRSNVAHLSYLGDTQAGKRVNIGAGTITANYDGVKKHPTTIGDRTKTGSNSVLVAPVTLGSDVTVAAGSTVTEDVPDDSLVVARARQVVKPGWRLKSPEE; encoded by the coding sequence ATGGTAGCGGTAGCAATTCTAGCGGCTGGACGCGGTACGAGAATGAAATCGGAACTGCCCAAAGTATTGCATTCTTTGGGCGGAAGGTCTTTAGTAGAAAGAGTTCTCTTAAGTTGCCAAGAGATTTCTCCGACGCGACGGCTGGTCATCATCGGTTATCAAGCGGACAAGGTAAAAACTGCTTTAGCAGGAATTCCTCAATTAGAATTTGTCGAACAAGCACAACAGTTGGGAACCGGTCACGCAGTTCAACAATTATTACCTCATCTGGAAGGTTTTCAAGGGAATTTGCTGGTATTGAACGGGGATGTACCTTTGTTGCGTCCCCAAACTCTCAAGCATTTGATCGAAACGCACAAACAGCATCAAAATGCTGCGACGCTTCTGACAGCCCATTTGCCTAATCCGCAAGGATACGGTCGAGTATTTTGTAACGGCCAAAATATCATTCAACAAATTGTTGAAGACCGGGATTGTACGGCAGCGCAAAAGCAAAATCATCGCATCAATGCTGGGGTATACTGCTTTAATTGGCCTCAATTAGCCAAAGTTTTGCCTCAATTGCAAGCTAATAACGATCAGCAAGAATATTATCTGACGGATGCTTGCAATTTACTCGAACCGGTCATGGCAGTTGATGTAGAAGATTATCAAGAAATTTTAGGCATCAACGATCGCAAACAACTAGCATCTGCTTACGACATCTTGCAAGATAGAATCAAAGACCGTTGGATGGCAGCGGGTGTCACTTTGATCGACCCGACCAGCATTACCATCGACGATACCGTACAATTGGCACCAGATGCGATCGTCGAACCGCAAACTCATTTGCGGGGTAACACGGTAATTCAATCCGGCAGTAGAATCGGTCCGGGTACGCTGATCGAAAATAGTCAAATCGGTGCCAACGTCACCGTACTTTATTCGGTGATAACAGATAGCACCGTGCGAGATGGCACGAGAATTGGCCCTTACGCCCATTTGCGCGGTCACGTAGAAGTGGGAAATGGTTGTCGCATCGGCAACTTTGTCGAACTGAAAAATTCTACTTTAGGCGATCGCAGCAACGTGGCACACTTATCGTATCTGGGAGATACTCAAGCCGGAAAACGAGTGAATATCGGCGCGGGAACGATTACCGCCAACTATGACGGGGTGAAAAAACATCCCACTACAATTGGCGATCGCACTAAAACCGGTTCTAATAGCGTGTTAGTCGCCCCAGTTACATTAGGATCGGATGTCACCGTCGCCGCAGGTTCCACCGTCACCGAAGACGTACCAGATGATAGTTTAGTAGTAGCCCGCGCGCGTCAGGTAGTCAAACCCGGTTGGCGATTAAAATCTCCAGAGGAATAG
- a CDS encoding isoaspartyl peptidase/L-asparaginase, whose translation MTTNKVQPKLIIHGGAGSSLKGKGGVELVRKSLFKVLEEVYPMLLAGASAAEAVVRGCQLLEDDPRFNAGTGSVLQSDGQIRMSASLMEGTIQRFSGVINVSRVQNPIFLAQSLQCSPDRVLSDFGSAELVRELQVPIYNPLTDIRLQEWIQERDENFVKEMAGVVAEKELVTDSSAGRGTIGVVALDDRGCIVAGTSTGGKGFERIGRVSDSAMPAGNYANSDAGISCTGIGEDIIDECLAPRIVVRVTDGLSLMAAFDRTFKESRSRNRDLGAIGIDRTGTIAWGKTSEVLLAAYHTGEKIGDTLEWTGDELTGFVC comes from the coding sequence ATGACAACTAATAAAGTGCAACCTAAACTTATTATTCACGGTGGTGCTGGTAGTTCCCTCAAGGGTAAAGGGGGAGTTGAGCTAGTCCGCAAATCACTTTTTAAAGTATTAGAGGAAGTTTATCCGATGCTGTTGGCAGGGGCAAGTGCTGCCGAGGCTGTAGTTCGCGGTTGTCAATTATTGGAAGATGACCCCCGTTTTAATGCCGGTACCGGTTCGGTGTTGCAATCAGATGGTCAAATCCGCATGAGTGCTTCTTTAATGGAAGGTACTATACAGCGCTTTAGCGGGGTGATTAATGTTTCTCGCGTGCAAAATCCGATTTTTCTCGCGCAATCTTTACAATGTTCGCCCGATCGCGTACTGTCTGATTTTGGTTCGGCAGAATTGGTCCGCGAGTTGCAAGTTCCGATTTACAATCCTCTCACCGATATCCGGTTGCAGGAGTGGATACAAGAACGGGATGAGAATTTTGTCAAGGAAATGGCTGGGGTGGTAGCGGAAAAAGAGCTAGTGACTGATAGTAGTGCCGGACGGGGTACGATCGGGGTGGTAGCCTTGGACGATCGAGGCTGTATCGTGGCAGGTACTTCCACTGGGGGTAAGGGTTTTGAAAGAATCGGACGAGTCAGCGATTCTGCCATGCCTGCTGGTAATTATGCAAACAGCGATGCGGGGATTAGCTGTACTGGGATTGGAGAAGATATTATCGATGAGTGTCTCGCACCCCGCATTGTGGTGCGAGTAACCGATGGTTTGTCTTTGATGGCGGCGTTCGATCGCACTTTTAAAGAATCTCGATCGCGCAATCGGGATTTGGGTGCAATTGGGATCGATCGTACTGGTACAATTGCCTGGGGAAAAACCAGCGAAGTTCTCCTTGCCGCTTATCATACGGGAGAAAAGATCGGCGATACTTTGGAATGGACTGGTGATGAATTAACGGGATTTGTTTGTTAA
- a CDS encoding DUF2256 domain-containing protein — MTRHRSKSDLPTKICPVCQRPFTWRKKWADCWDDVKYCSERCRRRRNN; from the coding sequence ATGACACGCCACCGTTCTAAATCCGATTTACCCACTAAAATTTGTCCGGTATGTCAACGTCCTTTTACTTGGCGGAAAAAATGGGCTGATTGCTGGGATGATGTGAAGTATTGCTCCGAACGCTGTCGTCGTCGCCGAAACAATTGA
- a CDS encoding RNA methyltransferase, producing MDETALARVRIVLVRPLGPLNVGSVARVMKNMGLSQLVLVAPQCDRLGEEARQMAIHAADILEAAREVATVAEALEGCQLAIATTARDRKLSLELEEPRTALPSLLQQLPSALIFGPEDKGLSNDDLKYAQRFLRIPTSDAYPALNLAQAVTVCCYELFQYQRSQEKQPGEQSIPHSSSLAPLQVAEEFYGHLESVLLKIGYLYPHTAAARMAKFRLLFNRAQLSTAEVAMLRGIFSQMEWFVSQQENVVADAKLSQERF from the coding sequence ATGGATGAGACAGCCTTAGCACGGGTACGAATCGTGCTGGTGAGGCCACTTGGCCCTTTAAATGTAGGGTCAGTAGCCAGGGTGATGAAGAATATGGGGTTAAGTCAGTTAGTATTGGTAGCGCCTCAATGCGATCGCTTGGGAGAAGAAGCAAGGCAAATGGCTATCCACGCTGCCGACATTCTGGAAGCAGCCCGAGAAGTAGCAACCGTAGCCGAAGCATTAGAAGGTTGTCAGTTAGCAATTGCCACTACCGCGCGCGATCGCAAATTGTCCCTAGAATTAGAAGAACCGCGCACCGCCTTACCTTCCCTATTGCAACAACTGCCATCCGCCTTAATTTTCGGCCCGGAAGACAAAGGCTTGAGTAACGACGATTTAAAATATGCTCAACGGTTCCTGCGTATTCCCACCAGCGACGCTTATCCAGCACTCAACCTCGCCCAAGCAGTAACCGTTTGCTGTTATGAATTGTTTCAATATCAACGATCGCAAGAGAAGCAACCAGGGGAACAAAGCATCCCCCACTCTTCTTCACTAGCTCCTTTACAGGTAGCAGAGGAATTTTACGGGCATCTAGAAAGCGTATTATTAAAAATTGGTTATCTCTACCCCCACACGGCAGCCGCTCGCATGGCCAAATTTCGATTGCTGTTTAATCGCGCCCAGCTATCCACCGCCGAGGTAGCAATGTTGCGAGGCATTTTTAGCCAAATGGAATGGTTCGTCTCCCAACAGGAAAATGTGGTAGCGGACGCTAAATTATCCCAGGAGCGATTTTAG
- a CDS encoding serine hydrolase: protein MAASEKGNSRRQRRQRQLKQQPVPEQQEVARIRTEQPELPKSKAARAGIPPAPDSRLPSNFGKSQPQRRQTLTWWQRLFGQNTTKPAKRRSEKASPLPTGKISSSLPRQIKPERKNRLNSITSARLSSKSPLIPPPSQLTRNGRIREIPAFEIENLPAKPTKNPNGKVGQDKLVPLYPQTGRQSLAQQRRQRPQERKPAEVRASRNGIDKRRKPPSRVNKEISALKPLPHQRQNSISRPSLPPKRKTAASPLLYGTRLLILGIGLGVVVGTMLSIWNPADHKPSAVPGTVNSSQPRSAVADINLPSESTFADLPGGLKLTEEILPLKNAIQSLVNQYPELTPGIFVTDIDTGAYLDFNSTADFASASTIKIPILIAFFQDVDAGKVRLDELLTLDEGSIASGSGKMQYKKAGTKYTALETATEMIINSDNSATNIIVSRLGGAEALNQRFREWGLTNTTIRNPLPDIEGTNTTNPKELASLLARLNQGELVSLASRDRMLGIMQRTVNRTLLPRGLGKGSTIAHKTGNIGSLIGDVGLIDLPSGKRYVAAVLVKRPRNDQKAVELINKLSRLVYEHFSRPASSRLLPSENSSDKG from the coding sequence GTGGCAGCGTCCGAGAAGGGCAATTCCCGCCGCCAGAGGCGGCAGCGGCAACTCAAACAGCAGCCAGTGCCAGAGCAGCAAGAGGTCGCCCGGATACGAACCGAGCAACCTGAGTTACCAAAATCTAAAGCAGCGAGGGCAGGAATTCCCCCAGCCCCAGACAGCCGTTTGCCTTCTAACTTTGGAAAATCCCAGCCACAACGCCGCCAAACTTTAACTTGGTGGCAACGACTGTTTGGCCAAAATACTACCAAACCAGCAAAAAGACGATCGGAAAAAGCCAGCCCATTACCAACAGGCAAGATATCAAGCTCTTTACCCAGGCAAATCAAACCAGAGCGCAAAAATCGTTTAAACTCCATCACATCAGCTAGATTAAGTTCAAAATCTCCTCTCATCCCCCCACCTTCTCAGTTAACAAGGAACGGCAGAATCAGGGAAATTCCGGCTTTTGAAATTGAAAATCTGCCAGCTAAACCGACCAAAAACCCCAATGGTAAGGTTGGGCAAGATAAGCTAGTTCCCTTATATCCCCAAACTGGCAGGCAATCGCTCGCTCAGCAACGCCGACAACGACCGCAGGAAAGAAAACCAGCCGAAGTCAGGGCAAGCAGAAACGGCATTGACAAAAGGAGGAAGCCACCTTCTAGAGTTAACAAAGAGATTTCTGCCCTCAAACCCCTTCCTCATCAACGTCAAAATTCGATTTCCCGTCCCTCACTACCTCCAAAACGCAAGACTGCTGCTTCACCCCTGCTATACGGTACGCGGTTGCTGATATTGGGAATTGGTCTTGGTGTAGTGGTGGGTACGATGCTGTCGATTTGGAATCCAGCTGACCACAAACCTAGCGCAGTTCCCGGAACGGTGAATTCTTCTCAACCTCGCAGTGCGGTGGCCGATATTAATTTGCCATCAGAGTCTACATTTGCCGATCTTCCTGGCGGGTTAAAGTTAACGGAGGAAATCTTACCGCTCAAAAACGCCATCCAGTCTTTAGTCAACCAATATCCTGAGTTAACACCGGGTATATTTGTCACGGATATCGATACTGGTGCTTATCTAGACTTCAATAGTACTGCTGATTTTGCATCGGCTAGCACGATCAAGATACCGATTCTGATTGCTTTTTTTCAAGATGTAGATGCTGGCAAAGTGCGGCTGGATGAATTGCTCACTTTGGATGAAGGTTCGATCGCATCTGGTTCTGGCAAAATGCAATACAAAAAAGCCGGGACAAAATATACTGCCTTGGAAACTGCTACTGAGATGATTATTAACAGCGATAACAGCGCTACTAATATAATCGTTAGTCGTTTGGGTGGTGCGGAAGCCCTGAATCAAAGGTTTAGAGAGTGGGGACTCACTAATACAACTATTCGCAATCCGTTACCCGATATAGAAGGAACGAATACCACTAATCCTAAAGAATTGGCGTCTTTGCTAGCACGGTTAAATCAAGGTGAGTTGGTTTCTCTGGCTTCTCGCGATCGAATGTTAGGTATCATGCAACGAACGGTGAATCGGACTCTCTTACCACGGGGTTTGGGAAAAGGAAGTACGATCGCTCATAAAACAGGTAATATTGGTTCGCTGATCGGGGATGTTGGCTTAATTGATTTGCCCAGCGGCAAACGTTATGTTGCTGCCGTATTAGTTAAACGTCCCCGTAACGACCAAAAGGCTGTAGAACTAATTAATAAACTGTCTCGCCTGGTTTACGAACATTTCAGCAGACCCGCTAGCAGTCGTCTTTTACCATCCGAAAATTCCTCTGATAAAGGATGA
- the obgE gene encoding GTPase ObgE, with protein MQFIDQVEVEVQAGKGGDGIVAFRREKYVPAGGPSGGNGGKGGSVYLVASQHLQTLLDFKYNARFRGEDGGRGGPNNRTGANGDDCTVQVPCGTAVYDAETEELIGDLLETGQTLCVAKGGKGGLGNQHFLSNSNRAPEYALPGLPGERRLLRLELKLLAEVGIIGLPNAGKSTLISAISAARPKIADYPFTTLVPNLGVVKKPDGDGAVFADIPGLIEGAHAGIGLGHDFLRHIERTRVLLHLIDVTAEDPIADYQTIQDELAAYGRGLPERPQILALSKMDAVSPDMNVNAIASELKTLSDRPVFTISAVTGIGLEPMLQAVWQKLDIGEKVNA; from the coding sequence ATGCAATTTATCGACCAAGTAGAAGTTGAAGTACAAGCTGGAAAGGGTGGAGATGGTATAGTTGCCTTCCGGCGAGAAAAGTACGTGCCGGCGGGGGGCCCATCGGGTGGCAATGGTGGGAAAGGCGGTTCTGTATATTTAGTGGCGTCTCAGCATTTGCAAACTCTGCTGGATTTTAAATACAATGCGCGGTTTCGGGGGGAAGATGGGGGACGTGGTGGGCCGAATAATCGCACTGGGGCAAATGGGGATGATTGTACGGTGCAAGTTCCCTGCGGTACTGCTGTCTACGATGCTGAAACGGAAGAATTGATTGGAGATTTGCTGGAAACGGGGCAAACTTTATGCGTGGCAAAAGGTGGCAAAGGGGGTTTGGGAAATCAGCATTTCTTGAGTAACAGCAACCGGGCACCGGAATATGCTTTACCGGGATTACCGGGAGAAAGACGGTTGCTGCGGTTGGAGTTGAAACTGTTAGCGGAAGTGGGAATTATCGGGTTGCCAAATGCGGGAAAATCGACGCTGATTTCGGCTATTTCGGCAGCACGGCCTAAAATCGCCGATTACCCGTTTACTACGTTAGTACCGAATTTGGGGGTAGTGAAGAAACCGGACGGCGATGGGGCGGTTTTTGCAGATATTCCGGGGCTGATCGAGGGGGCTCATGCGGGAATCGGTTTAGGCCACGATTTTTTGCGCCATATCGAACGCACTCGCGTTTTGTTGCATTTGATTGACGTGACAGCTGAAGATCCGATCGCAGATTATCAAACTATTCAAGATGAGTTGGCTGCATACGGTAGGGGATTACCAGAACGTCCGCAAATCTTGGCATTGAGTAAAATGGATGCCGTTTCGCCAGATATGAATGTAAATGCGATCGCATCTGAACTAAAAACTCTTTCCGATCGTCCTGTTTTCACGATTTCCGCCGTTACTGGTATAGGCTTGGAACCCATGTTACAAGCAGTTTGGCAAAAATTGGATATCGGGGAAAAGGTGAATGCGTGA
- the deoC gene encoding deoxyribose-phosphate aldolase encodes MAANLPDIDIAPFIEHALLNPTATPEQVVQWCEEADRYHFATVCVYPSYVRRAAELLHGKTTQVCTVIGFPAGATTSAVKLYEAQEAVENGAKELDVVINLGWLKAGKTSELHREMAEICEETGQLVKAILETALLTDEEKRLAAEVLMDAGVQFLKTSTGWYGGATVADVKLLKDVTKGNLGIKASGGIRTLEQATELILAGATRLGTSRGPDLIRQRDKVEKRMKDEG; translated from the coding sequence ATGGCGGCGAATTTGCCAGACATTGATATTGCTCCATTTATCGAACACGCGCTGCTTAATCCCACAGCTACCCCAGAACAGGTAGTGCAGTGGTGCGAAGAAGCAGATAGGTATCATTTTGCAACAGTATGCGTATATCCTTCTTACGTCAGAAGAGCAGCGGAGCTTCTGCACGGTAAGACAACCCAAGTTTGTACTGTAATTGGTTTTCCGGCTGGGGCAACTACTTCGGCAGTCAAACTTTACGAAGCGCAAGAAGCAGTAGAAAATGGTGCAAAAGAGCTAGATGTAGTAATTAACTTAGGATGGCTGAAAGCTGGTAAAACCAGCGAGTTGCACCGAGAAATGGCCGAAATATGTGAAGAAACCGGGCAACTAGTCAAGGCTATTCTAGAGACTGCACTCCTGACAGATGAAGAAAAGCGGTTGGCAGCTGAAGTATTAATGGATGCAGGGGTGCAGTTTTTGAAGACTAGCACTGGCTGGTATGGGGGTGCGACAGTGGCCGATGTGAAATTGCTTAAAGACGTAACCAAAGGGAATTTAGGCATTAAGGCTTCTGGTGGTATCCGTACTCTAGAACAAGCAACGGAGTTAATTTTGGCAGGGGCAACTCGCTTAGGGACATCTCGTGGCCCAGATTTAATCAGGCAACGAGATAAGGTGGAGAAAAGGATGAAGGATGAAGGATGA
- the recO gene encoding DNA repair protein RecO, which yields MSRTYKATGINLKSMPLGESDRLLTVLTREFGLIRVVAPGSRKHHSRLGGRSEMFVVNELMIAKGRSLDKITQAETINCYPRLSQDLAKLAAGQYLGEMVLCHALSEQPQEELFSLLNGHLERLERLPNQVSQSSFIVLAHLAHAVFHILALAGVAPQVHHCCLSEEPLAPDLTTPEWRVGFSLGVGGTISLAAFERWQAQKHLSSPERVNVSGSLYTSQEVLIGVANKNGHSSRSITPKTANDRSRANPAVETVVHQQPKIAIDTQLSATELSLFQNLSQPELPEIQNSTFPRFFLDPSWLSVERILRRYTQYQFGRQICSAALIDTYFASLPTSS from the coding sequence ATGAGCCGTACTTACAAAGCAACTGGTATTAATCTCAAAAGTATGCCATTAGGCGAGTCAGACCGCCTGTTAACGGTTTTGACGCGGGAGTTCGGCTTAATTCGGGTAGTAGCGCCCGGTTCTCGCAAACACCATTCTAGGTTGGGGGGTAGGAGCGAGATGTTTGTGGTGAACGAGTTAATGATCGCGAAAGGGCGATCGCTCGATAAAATTACCCAAGCGGAAACGATAAATTGTTATCCCCGTCTCAGTCAGGATTTAGCAAAATTAGCTGCCGGACAATACTTAGGGGAAATGGTACTTTGCCACGCTTTGAGCGAGCAACCCCAAGAAGAACTTTTTTCTTTGTTAAACGGGCATTTAGAACGATTAGAACGATTACCTAACCAAGTATCGCAGTCTTCCTTTATTGTGTTAGCGCATCTGGCTCATGCTGTTTTTCACATCCTAGCTTTAGCAGGAGTTGCCCCTCAAGTTCATCATTGTTGCCTGAGCGAGGAACCCCTAGCACCTGACTTAACAACACCTGAGTGGCGGGTAGGTTTTAGCTTAGGAGTGGGAGGGACTATTAGTTTAGCAGCATTTGAGCGTTGGCAAGCACAGAAACATTTATCGAGTCCAGAACGAGTCAACGTGTCCGGTTCGCTGTACACTTCACAAGAAGTGCTAATTGGTGTCGCCAACAAAAATGGTCATAGTTCCAGAAGCATTACGCCTAAAACGGCAAACGATCGAAGTAGGGCTAACCCGGCGGTGGAAACGGTGGTTCATCAACAACCAAAAATCGCTATTGATACCCAGCTTTCAGCTACCGAATTATCTTTATTTCAAAACCTTTCTCAACCTGAACTACCGGAAATACAAAACAGTACTTTTCCCCGGTTTTTCTTAGACCCCAGTTGGTTATCTGTGGAAAGAATTTTGCGTCGCTATACTCAATATCAGTTCGGGCGTCAGATTTGTTCCGCAGCTTTAATCGATACGTATTTTGCTTCCCTGCCGACTTCTTCCTGA
- a CDS encoding MFS transporter: MQWSDSENEISIISLSDRIFAEAIAPAMPKLENDGECETIDDKFLSAPNHSLPDDEANLNNLNSTPKRLENGQLAKESKINIFSAVSNGNCQSGIIKNQDNFSEKTFLSMPTATNEKVSYTLDKETTKPPRENISSLSKNEEINQFLEGNGVISPVNQDKHHPPGETNQIISQETTGELGFVPVLKNRNFLALWSGQVFSQLADKVYLVLMIALIDSQFQTGNQGISTWVSAIMMAFTIPAVLFGSLAGVFVDRWPKKTVLVITNLLRGGLVIALPTLLWLSKGSFILGGLPLGFCLMLVVTFLVSTLTQFFAPAEQAAIPIVVKGRHLLSANSLYTTTMMGSVIIGFAVGEPLLALANQLMTYLGGGISIGRELLVGGSYAIAGVILLLLKTGEKVGSEEREPPHVLADLRDGFLYLKQQRRVRTALIQLIILFSIFAALSVLAVSVAERIPEMKASQFGFLMAAGGFGLGIGAAILGHYGQRFCHVWLSLWGSAGVAASLIGLSLFTDNLWMVLLLVTLMGGCGALVAVPMQTAIQKETPPEMRGKVFGLQNNAINIALSLPLALAGVAETFFGLKAVFLGLSGAAIAGGLLTWYICRTSSHTLSNTDQPNC, translated from the coding sequence ATGCAATGGTCTGATTCTGAAAATGAAATTTCTATTATATCCCTAAGCGATCGCATCTTCGCAGAGGCAATAGCTCCAGCAATGCCGAAATTGGAGAACGATGGTGAATGCGAAACAATTGATGATAAATTTTTAAGCGCTCCTAATCATTCATTACCTGATGATGAGGCTAATCTAAACAATCTAAATTCAACCCCAAAAAGATTAGAAAATGGGCAATTAGCAAAAGAAAGTAAAATTAATATATTTTCCGCCGTTTCTAATGGTAATTGCCAGTCAGGAATCATCAAAAATCAAGATAATTTTAGTGAGAAAACCTTTTTATCAATGCCAACTGCTACTAATGAAAAAGTTTCTTACACTCTAGATAAAGAAACTACGAAACCCCCCAGAGAAAACATATCCAGTTTATCGAAAAATGAAGAAATAAATCAGTTCTTAGAAGGAAATGGTGTAATTTCTCCAGTCAATCAGGATAAGCATCATCCTCCAGGGGAAACTAATCAAATAATTTCTCAAGAAACAACAGGAGAACTGGGCTTCGTACCCGTGCTGAAGAACCGTAATTTCTTGGCACTATGGAGCGGTCAAGTTTTTTCCCAACTGGCAGATAAAGTTTATCTGGTATTGATGATTGCCTTAATTGATTCCCAATTTCAAACCGGAAATCAAGGCATCAGTACTTGGGTTTCGGCAATTATGATGGCTTTTACCATCCCAGCGGTGTTGTTTGGTTCCCTCGCCGGGGTATTTGTGGATCGTTGGCCCAAAAAGACGGTGCTGGTAATCACTAATTTATTACGTGGTGGTTTAGTAATCGCCTTACCAACTTTATTATGGTTGTCCAAAGGTAGTTTTATTTTAGGTGGACTGCCTTTGGGATTTTGTTTGATGTTGGTAGTTACTTTTCTGGTTTCTACCCTTACTCAGTTTTTTGCACCTGCGGAACAAGCCGCTATTCCTATAGTGGTGAAAGGTCGCCATTTGCTATCGGCTAACTCTTTGTATACCACCACGATGATGGGGTCGGTAATCATTGGTTTTGCGGTGGGAGAACCATTGTTAGCATTAGCAAATCAGCTAATGACTTATTTGGGGGGTGGCATTAGTATCGGTAGAGAATTGCTGGTGGGAGGGTCTTACGCGATCGCAGGCGTGATTCTGCTACTGTTAAAAACAGGAGAGAAAGTCGGTAGTGAAGAACGCGAACCACCCCATGTTCTAGCAGATCTGCGAGATGGTTTTTTGTATCTCAAGCAACAACGCCGAGTTCGCACTGCTTTAATTCAATTAATCATCTTATTTTCCATATTTGCCGCCCTATCGGTGCTAGCAGTTAGCGTAGCCGAAAGAATTCCCGAAATGAAAGCCTCTCAGTTTGGCTTTTTGATGGCGGCGGGAGGTTTTGGTTTGGGCATTGGAGCAGCAATTTTAGGTCATTACGGCCAGCGATTTTGTCATGTGTGGCTGAGTTTGTGGGGGTCGGCAGGAGTAGCAGCTTCTCTGATCGGTTTATCTTTATTTACCGATAATTTATGGATGGTGCTACTGTTGGTCACTCTGATGGGGGGATGCGGTGCTTTGGTAGCGGTGCCGATGCAAACCGCCATCCAAAAAGAAACTCCGCCGGAAATGCGGGGTAAAGTGTTTGGCTTACAAAACAACGCCATTAACATTGCACTGAGTTTGCCTTTGGCTTTAGCGGGTGTAGCAGAAACGTTTTTCGGTTTAAAGGCGGTTTTTTTGGGATTATCTGGTGCTGCGATCGCAGGAGGTCTCTTAACCTGGTATATTTGCCGTACTAGCTCCCACACTTTGTCAAACACTGACCAACCCAATTGCTAG